CAACAAGTTTTTGTTGGTAATGGCTCTGATGAAGTCTTGGCTCATGTATTTCAGGGACTTCTAAGTCATGAGTCTCCTATGTTATTTCCTGATATTACATACAGCTTTTATCCTGTATATTGCGGGTTGTATCGAATAAATTACGAGCAGGTGCCACTAACGGATTCATTTGAAATCAATATTAAAGACTATGTGCGTCCAAACGGTGGCATAATATTTCCAAACCCAAACGCGCCAACAGGTATTTTTCTATCTTTAGAATCCATTGAATATTTGTTAAAACAGAATAGGGATTCAGTTGTTGTTATTGATGAAGCATATATTGATTTTGGAGGCGATACTTCAGTACCACTTATTGAACGCTATCCCAATTTATTGGTAATACAGACATTGTCAAAATCCCGCTCATTAGCAGGGCTAAGGGTAGGATTTGCCATCGGTCATCCTATACTTATTGATGCCCTGGAGCGTGTAAAGAACAGTTTTAATTCATACCCTCTCGATAGATTGGCAATAACTGGAGCTGTGGCAGCTATCCAGGATCACGCTTATTTCGATGAGACAAGAAAGAAAATTATTCGTACCCGGGAGGCGCTTGCAAATAACCTTCAAGATATTGGCTTCGAAGTGCTCCCGTCAAAAGCGAATTTTGTTTTTGCTCGTCACAATTATTGTGATGCAATAGAAATATATGACGGATTACGGGAAGAAGGCATAATAGTTCGCCATTTCAATCAAGATAGAGTTAGTCAATTCTTGCGTATTACCATAGGAACCCGAAAAGAGTGTAATGCACTGCTAAAATCCTTGGAAGGCATTCTCCAAGGCTT
This genomic window from bacterium BMS3Abin08 contains:
- the hisC gene encoding histidinol-phosphate aminotransferase: MSRFWSSIVNDLKPYTPGEQPARTDLIKLNTNENPYGPSPKVLDSLCSEVADTLRLYPDPNATELKSAIAQHYQIKKQQVFVGNGSDEVLAHVFQGLLSHESPMLFPDITYSFYPVYCGLYRINYEQVPLTDSFEINIKDYVRPNGGIIFPNPNAPTGIFLSLESIEYLLKQNRDSVVVIDEAYIDFGGDTSVPLIERYPNLLVIQTLSKSRSLAGLRVGFAIGHPILIDALERVKNSFNSYPLDRLAITGAVAAIQDHAYFDETRKKIIRTREALANNLQDIGFEVLPSKANFVFARHNYCDAIEIYDGLREEGIIVRHFNQDRVSQFLRITIGTRKECNALLKSLEGILQGLLKIRP